Proteins encoded in a region of the Uloborus diversus isolate 005 chromosome 1, Udiv.v.3.1, whole genome shotgun sequence genome:
- the LOC129226351 gene encoding endocuticle structural glycoprotein SgAbd-9-like yields the protein MKFVVATFLCLIAVVHCEIDYKIEDDGKYSFKYNTEDAGSHQREESSNGDGIVSGSFSYLDANGDLRKTTYTAGKDGFQPSGDIGVDKKTAEKAAELAALAPKAPVEEKTEVNLHSSPFTLPFYALPGLHAPVYTSHHHYPYAIPSPLHHPFSYVHYAHW from the exons ATGAAATTC GTTGTAGCTACTTTCCTCTGCCTCATCGCCGTCGTTCACTGCGAGATCGACTACAAGATCGAAGATGACGGAAAGTACAGCTTCAAGTACAACACGGAAGACGCAGGTTCCCACCAGAGAGAGGAATCCTCCAATGGGGATGGAATAGTATCCGGCAGCTTCAGCTACCTGGATGCCAACGGTGACCTGCGTAAGACCACCTACACAGCCGGAAAAGACGGATTCCAACCATCCGGGGACATCGGAGTAGACAAGAAGACTGCTGAAAAAGCTGCTGAGTTAGCAGCCCTCGCACCCAAAGCACCTGTTGAGGAGAAGACCGAAGTCAATTTGCATTCCTCACCTTTCACGCTGCCCTTCTATGCCCTGCCAGGACTCCACGCTCCTGTCTATACATCTCACCATCATTACCCCTATGCCATTCCCTCTCCCTTACATCACCCTTTCAGTTATGTTCACTACGCTCATTGGTAA